From one Streptomyces sp. Q6 genomic stretch:
- a CDS encoding NUDIX domain-containing protein: MATPEFIRTIRASAGHELLYLPGVTAVVFDDEGRVLLGRRVDTGHWALPAGIAEPGEQPADVVTREVEEETGVTCVAERVVLVQALKPITYPNGDACQFMDITFQCRALSTEAWVNDDESLEVGWFDLDALPPLAEHSTFRIKQATQDGPTWFQASTSAPTT; the protein is encoded by the coding sequence ATGGCGACTCCTGAATTCATCCGTACGATCCGTGCCTCGGCGGGACACGAACTGCTCTACCTGCCGGGCGTCACCGCCGTCGTCTTCGACGACGAGGGGCGCGTCCTGCTCGGCCGGCGGGTCGACACCGGCCACTGGGCCCTGCCCGCCGGTATCGCCGAACCGGGCGAGCAGCCCGCCGACGTCGTGACCCGCGAGGTCGAGGAGGAGACCGGCGTCACCTGCGTCGCCGAGCGCGTCGTCCTCGTCCAGGCCCTGAAGCCGATCACGTACCCGAACGGCGACGCCTGCCAGTTCATGGACATCACCTTCCAGTGCCGCGCGCTGAGCACCGAAGCCTGGGTCAACGACGACGAGTCGCTGGAAGTCGGCTGGTTCGACCTGGACGCCCTGCCGCCGCTGGCGGAGCACAGCACGTTCCGGATCAAGCAGGCCACGCAGGACGGGCCGACCTGGTTCCAGGCGAGCACGTCGGCTCCGACGACCTGA
- a CDS encoding dienelactone hydrolase family protein, translated as MADTPKATGRPAHQNVTFDSDGTPAHGYLALPPAGSGPGVIVIQEWWGLTDHIADVADRLAAEGFVALAPDLYGGNVAHDSAEAFRMMRELPVDRGVELLSGAVDHLLALPEVTSRTVGAVGFCMGGGFVLYLAAKDPRVSAAVPFYGVIQGEVPDFSQLKAEIQGHYGERDETIPVATLDGLRATIERRSGIRPDFRTYPADHAFFNDGRPEVHDPESSARAWSATTEFLRATIK; from the coding sequence GTGGCGGACACCCCCAAGGCCACCGGCCGTCCGGCCCACCAGAACGTGACGTTCGACAGCGACGGCACGCCCGCGCACGGCTATCTGGCGCTGCCGCCCGCGGGCAGCGGGCCCGGCGTCATCGTCATCCAGGAGTGGTGGGGTCTGACCGACCACATCGCCGACGTGGCCGACCGCCTCGCGGCCGAGGGCTTCGTGGCGCTCGCGCCCGACCTCTACGGCGGCAACGTGGCGCACGACTCCGCCGAGGCGTTCCGCATGATGCGGGAGCTGCCCGTGGACCGCGGGGTCGAGCTCCTGTCGGGCGCGGTGGACCATCTGCTCGCGCTCCCGGAGGTCACCTCACGGACCGTCGGCGCCGTCGGCTTCTGCATGGGCGGCGGCTTCGTCCTGTATCTGGCGGCGAAGGACCCGCGGGTGAGCGCGGCCGTCCCGTTCTACGGTGTCATCCAGGGCGAGGTCCCGGACTTCTCGCAGCTCAAGGCCGAGATCCAGGGCCACTACGGCGAGCGCGACGAGACGATCCCGGTGGCGACGCTCGACGGTCTGCGGGCGACGATCGAGCGCCGGTCGGGCATCCGTCCCGACTTCCGTACCTACCCGGCGGACCACGCGTTCTTCAACGACGGCCGCCCCGAGGTGCACGACCCCGAGTCGTCGGCCCGCGCGTGGTCGGCCACCACCGAGTTCCTCAGGGCCACGATCAAGTAA
- a CDS encoding MFS transporter, whose protein sequence is MAASAPATPTPVHLKRIVAASLIGTTIEWYDFFLYGSAAALVFNKLFFPDSDPLVGTLLSFLTYAVGFAARPIGALVFGHFGDRLGRKKLLVVSLLMMGGATFAIGLLPTHATVGAAAPVLLTALRLVQGFALGGEWGGAVLLVSEHGDAERRGFWASWPQTGAPAGQLLATGVLSALTALLSDAAFVSWGWRIPFLLSGVLVMVGLWIRLSVDESPVFKEALAQAEARKASDTDVVEKMPLVAVLRHHWRDVLVAIGARMAENISYYVITAFILVYATTSAGVSKQTALNAVLIASAVHFAVIPAWGALSDRVGRRPVYLLGAAGIGLWMFPFFSLIDTGGFGNLILAVTVGLVLHGAMYAPQAAFFSEMFATRMRYSGASIGAQFASVAAGAPAPLIATALLEGYGDSTPIALYVIAAALITLVAVGVAKETRHRDLADLDGKETADAESVAARA, encoded by the coding sequence ATGGCCGCCTCGGCACCCGCTACGCCGACCCCCGTCCACCTGAAGCGCATCGTGGCCGCGAGTCTCATCGGCACCACGATCGAGTGGTACGACTTCTTCCTCTACGGCTCCGCCGCCGCGCTCGTCTTCAACAAGCTGTTCTTCCCGGACTCCGACCCGCTCGTCGGCACCCTGCTCTCCTTCCTGACCTACGCCGTCGGGTTCGCCGCGCGGCCGATCGGCGCGCTCGTCTTCGGGCACTTCGGCGACCGGCTCGGGCGCAAGAAGCTTCTCGTGGTCAGTCTGCTGATGATGGGCGGCGCCACCTTCGCCATAGGGCTGCTGCCGACGCACGCCACGGTGGGCGCCGCGGCCCCGGTGCTGCTGACCGCGCTGCGGCTGGTCCAGGGCTTCGCCCTCGGCGGCGAGTGGGGCGGCGCGGTGCTCCTGGTCTCCGAGCACGGCGACGCGGAGCGCCGCGGGTTCTGGGCCTCCTGGCCGCAGACCGGCGCTCCGGCCGGTCAGCTGCTCGCGACCGGTGTGCTCTCGGCGCTGACCGCTCTCCTCTCGGACGCGGCCTTCGTCTCCTGGGGCTGGCGCATCCCGTTCCTGCTCTCCGGCGTCCTCGTGATGGTCGGTCTGTGGATTCGTCTCTCTGTCGATGAATCGCCGGTGTTCAAGGAGGCGTTGGCCCAGGCCGAGGCCCGTAAGGCGAGCGACACGGACGTGGTCGAGAAGATGCCGCTCGTCGCCGTGCTGCGTCACCACTGGCGCGATGTCCTGGTCGCCATCGGCGCGCGCATGGCGGAGAACATCAGCTACTACGTGATCACCGCGTTCATCCTCGTGTACGCCACCACGTCGGCCGGTGTCTCCAAGCAGACGGCGCTGAACGCGGTGCTCATCGCGTCCGCCGTGCACTTCGCGGTGATCCCCGCGTGGGGCGCCCTGTCGGACCGGGTCGGGCGTCGGCCGGTGTACCTGCTGGGCGCGGCCGGGATCGGGCTGTGGATGTTTCCGTTCTTCTCCCTGATCGACACCGGCGGCTTCGGCAACCTGATCCTCGCGGTGACCGTCGGTCTGGTCCTGCACGGTGCGATGTACGCCCCGCAGGCGGCCTTCTTCTCCGAGATGTTCGCGACGCGGATGCGGTACTCGGGGGCCTCGATCGGCGCCCAGTTCGCCTCGGTGGCGGCGGGTGCGCCCGCGCCGCTCATCGCGACGGCGCTGCTGGAGGGCTACGGCGACTCCACGCCGATCGCCCTGTACGTGATCGCCGCCGCGCTCATCACGCTGGTGGCCGTCGGCGTCGCCAAGGAGACCCGCCACCGCGACCTCGCCGACCTCGACGGCAAGGAGACGGCGGACGCGGAATCCGTGGCCGCGCGCGCCTGA
- a CDS encoding MFS transporter has product MSQTTLADATGTSAPPDARESRRRWWILGIVGIAQLMVVLDATIVNIALPSAQQDLGFTDANRQWIVTAYALAFASLLLLGGRIADLFGRKPAFLIGVAGFAGASVLGGASTSFGMLVTARALQGVFGALLAPAALSLLNTTFTEAKERAKAFSVYGAIAGAGGAVGLLLGGVLTDTLDWRWTLYVNVVFAVVAFAGGWMLLSNHRDAAGSKLDLPGTLLVSSGLFALVYGFSNAETHDWSSPQTWGFLVAGALLLTAFTWWQTRAAHPLLPMRVLLDRDRAASFITVLITGAGMFGVFLFLTYYLQLNLGFSPTKTGVAFLPMMAALMVLAQLSTTVLVPRIGPKVIIPAGFALAAVGMVWLTGIGLDSSFATDVLPPLLVIGAGLGAVMPPAMSLATSGIAAEDAGVASATVNTMQQVGGSIGTALLSTLAASAATSFMAGRNPADKLTQAQATIESYTTAFWWSAAFFAAGAVLTFLLYRRAADRPEPAADAAPVVHM; this is encoded by the coding sequence ATGTCCCAGACGACCCTGGCCGATGCCACCGGCACCTCGGCCCCGCCCGACGCACGGGAGTCCCGCCGTCGCTGGTGGATTCTCGGCATCGTCGGCATCGCCCAGCTCATGGTCGTGCTCGACGCGACCATCGTGAACATCGCCCTGCCCTCCGCTCAGCAGGACCTGGGCTTCACGGACGCCAACCGGCAGTGGATCGTCACCGCGTACGCGCTGGCCTTCGCCTCCCTGCTGCTGCTCGGCGGCCGGATCGCCGACCTCTTCGGCCGCAAGCCCGCCTTCCTCATCGGTGTCGCGGGCTTCGCCGGCGCCTCCGTGCTCGGCGGCGCGTCGACCAGCTTCGGCATGCTGGTGACGGCCCGCGCGCTCCAGGGCGTCTTCGGCGCGCTGCTCGCACCGGCCGCGCTGTCCCTGCTCAACACCACGTTCACCGAGGCCAAGGAACGCGCCAAGGCGTTCAGCGTCTACGGCGCCATCGCCGGCGCGGGCGGTGCGGTCGGGCTGCTGCTCGGCGGCGTCCTGACCGACACCCTCGACTGGCGCTGGACGCTGTACGTGAACGTCGTCTTCGCCGTCGTGGCCTTCGCGGGCGGCTGGATGCTCCTGAGCAACCACCGCGACGCGGCCGGTTCCAAGCTGGACCTGCCGGGCACGCTGCTCGTCTCGTCCGGTCTGTTCGCCCTCGTCTACGGCTTCTCCAACGCCGAGACCCACGACTGGAGCTCCCCGCAGACCTGGGGCTTCCTGGTGGCGGGCGCCCTGCTCCTGACCGCGTTCACCTGGTGGCAGACCCGGGCCGCGCACCCGCTGCTGCCGATGCGCGTCCTGCTCGACCGGGACCGCGCCGCCTCGTTCATCACCGTGCTGATCACCGGTGCGGGCATGTTCGGCGTCTTCCTGTTCCTCACCTACTACCTCCAGCTGAACCTCGGCTTCAGCCCGACGAAGACCGGTGTGGCGTTCCTGCCGATGATGGCCGCCCTGATGGTCCTCGCGCAGCTCTCGACGACCGTCCTGGTGCCCCGGATCGGCCCGAAGGTGATCATCCCGGCCGGGTTCGCGCTCGCCGCGGTCGGCATGGTGTGGCTGACCGGGATCGGCCTCGACTCCAGCTTCGCCACGGACGTGCTGCCTCCGCTGCTCGTGATCGGCGCGGGTCTCGGCGCCGTGATGCCTCCGGCCATGTCCCTCGCCACCAGCGGGATCGCCGCCGAGGACGCGGGCGTCGCCTCCGCCACGGTCAACACCATGCAGCAGGTGGGCGGTTCGATCGGCACCGCGCTCCTGAGCACGCTCGCGGCGAGCGCCGCCACCAGCTTCATGGCGGGTCGCAACCCGGCGGACAAGCTGACGCAGGCGCAGGCCACGATCGAGAGCTACACCACCGCGTTCTGGTGGTCGGCCGCCTTCTTCGCGGCGGGCGCCGTCCTCACCTTCCTGCTGTACCGGCGCGCGGCCGACCGGCCCGAGCCGGCCGCCGACGCGGCACCGGTCGTCCACATGTGA
- a CDS encoding CaiB/BaiF CoA-transferase family protein: MSAARLPLEGITVVSLEQAVAAPFATRQLADLGARVIKVERPGVGDFARGYDETVHGQSSHFVWLNRSKESVTLDVKTPGGREVLARLLAGADVFVQNLAPGAAARLGLSATELASLHPSLVVCDISGYGADGPWADRKAYDLLVQCETGVVSVTGTPEAPAKVGIAIADIAAGMYAFTGILTALYERRATGTARAVEVSLFEALAEWMGYPAYYTAYSGGQPQRVGAAHATIAPYGPYDAADGKTVLLAIQNEREWAAFCAEFLGDASLAADPRFHRNSARVARRAELDAIVAARFAELDAAAAVALLERAKVANARLNTVADFVAHPVLSGRDRWREVATPGGPVRALLPPATLAGVEPRMEAVPSVGEHTEAVLKDLGYEAATIAELRDAGAV, translated from the coding sequence ATGAGCGCCGCCCGCCTGCCCCTCGAGGGCATCACCGTCGTCAGCCTGGAGCAGGCGGTGGCGGCGCCGTTCGCGACCCGCCAGCTCGCCGACCTCGGAGCGCGGGTCATCAAGGTGGAACGGCCGGGCGTGGGCGACTTCGCGCGTGGCTACGACGAGACGGTGCACGGGCAGTCCAGCCACTTCGTGTGGCTGAACCGCTCCAAGGAATCGGTGACGCTCGACGTCAAGACACCGGGCGGCCGCGAGGTACTGGCCCGCCTGCTCGCCGGGGCCGACGTCTTCGTGCAGAACCTCGCGCCGGGTGCGGCGGCCCGACTCGGCCTGTCCGCAACGGAGTTGGCGAGCCTGCACCCCTCGCTCGTGGTCTGCGACATCTCGGGCTACGGCGCCGACGGGCCGTGGGCGGACCGCAAGGCGTACGACCTGCTGGTGCAGTGCGAGACGGGCGTCGTGTCGGTGACGGGCACGCCCGAGGCCCCGGCCAAGGTGGGCATCGCGATCGCCGACATCGCGGCCGGCATGTACGCGTTCACGGGCATCCTCACCGCGCTCTACGAGCGGCGGGCGACGGGCACGGCACGCGCGGTGGAGGTCTCCCTCTTCGAGGCGCTCGCGGAGTGGATGGGCTATCCCGCGTACTACACCGCGTACTCGGGCGGCCAGCCGCAGCGGGTCGGCGCCGCGCACGCGACCATCGCGCCGTACGGGCCCTATGACGCGGCGGACGGGAAGACCGTCCTCCTCGCGATCCAGAACGAGCGCGAATGGGCTGCGTTCTGCGCGGAGTTCCTGGGGGACGCGTCGCTCGCCGCGGACCCGCGCTTCCACCGCAACTCGGCCCGCGTCGCCCGGCGCGCCGAGCTCGACGCGATCGTCGCCGCCCGTTTCGCGGAACTCGACGCGGCCGCGGCCGTCGCCCTCCTCGAGCGCGCGAAGGTCGCGAACGCCCGCCTCAACACGGTGGCCGACTTCGTCGCGCATCCGGTCCTGTCCGGCCGCGACCGCTGGCGCGAGGTGGCGACGCCGGGCGGCCCGGTCCGCGCGCTGCTGCCGCCGGCGACCCTCGCGGGCGTGGAGCCCCGGATGGAGGCGGTCCCGTCGGTGGGCGAGCACACCGAGGCCGTCCTGAAGGACCTGGGCTACGAGGCGGCCACGATCGCTGAGCTGCGGGACGCGGGCGCCGTATAG
- a CDS encoding HoxN/HupN/NixA family nickel/cobalt transporter translates to MTLPANSPVRPAEPDSAFRWRREDTLRTAGLMAVILALHVVAFGVLFLLVVPNHYEVDNKAFGIGLGITAYTLGMRHAFDADHIAAIDNTTRKLMADGKRPVSVGFWFALGHSSVVVLLAALIAGGTALAGTLTSDDSRTHQVLGVLGTTFSGSFLYLIAALNLVALLGILKVFRSMRAGSYDEKELEQHLDSRGFMNRVLGRFTKSITRPGQMYPLGFLFGLGFDTATEVTLMVMAGSGAAAGLPWYAILCLPLLFAAGMSLFDTLDGTFMNFAYQWAFSNPVRKVFYNLTITGLSIAVAFFIGTIELVGVLHDKLDLSDAVTGWIAGLDLDNVGYVIVGLFVVVWAVAIVYWRLAKVEQRWSARLADSA, encoded by the coding sequence ATGACCCTGCCCGCAAACTCTCCTGTGCGGCCCGCCGAACCGGACTCCGCCTTCCGGTGGCGGCGCGAGGACACCCTGCGCACCGCCGGTCTGATGGCGGTGATCCTGGCCCTGCACGTCGTCGCGTTCGGCGTGCTGTTCCTGCTGGTCGTCCCCAACCACTACGAAGTCGACAACAAGGCCTTCGGCATCGGCCTGGGCATCACCGCGTACACCCTCGGCATGCGGCACGCCTTCGACGCCGACCACATCGCCGCGATCGACAACACCACCCGCAAGCTGATGGCCGACGGCAAGCGCCCGGTCTCGGTCGGCTTCTGGTTCGCGCTCGGCCACTCCAGCGTGGTCGTCCTGCTGGCCGCGCTGATCGCCGGCGGCACCGCGCTCGCCGGCACGCTGACCAGTGACGACTCCCGCACCCACCAGGTGCTCGGGGTCCTCGGCACGACCTTCTCCGGCTCGTTCCTGTACCTCATCGCCGCGCTGAACCTCGTCGCCCTGCTGGGCATCCTCAAGGTGTTCCGGTCGATGCGCGCGGGCTCGTACGACGAGAAGGAGCTCGAACAGCACCTGGATTCCCGGGGGTTCATGAACCGCGTCCTCGGCCGCTTCACCAAGTCCATCACCCGCCCCGGGCAGATGTACCCGCTCGGCTTCCTGTTCGGCCTCGGCTTCGACACGGCGACCGAGGTGACGCTGATGGTGATGGCGGGCAGCGGCGCGGCGGCCGGGCTGCCCTGGTACGCGATCCTGTGCCTGCCGCTGCTCTTCGCCGCGGGAATGAGCCTGTTCGACACGCTCGACGGCACGTTCATGAACTTCGCGTACCAGTGGGCGTTCTCCAACCCGGTGCGCAAGGTGTTCTACAACCTCACCATCACCGGTCTGTCCATCGCGGTCGCGTTCTTCATCGGCACGATCGAACTCGTCGGCGTGCTGCACGACAAGCTCGATCTGTCGGACGCGGTGACCGGCTGGATCGCCGGGCTCGATCTCGACAACGTCGGGTACGTCATCGTCGGCCTGTTCGTCGTGGTGTGGGCGGTGGCGATCGTCTACTGGCGGCTGGCGAAGGTCGAGCAGCGCTGGTCGGCGCGCCTGGCCGACAGCGCGTAG
- a CDS encoding M13 family metallopeptidase, whose translation MSTLDDARPGMDPAIRPQDDLFGHVNGQWLATEPIPEDRSSWGPFVQLVDVAEQQVKEIIQEIAAGGPTSLEPDEARKIADLYASFMDEEAVEARGLDPVRPLLDEVAHLGDLTQLAAFLGRFERTGGSGLFGAYIDSDDRNSDRYLFNILQGGLGLPDESYYRDEKFAETREKYEAYLTELFTLGEHTDPAGAARTVLALETRLAEGHWERAETRDVQKTYNLTTFDELTALAPAFAWRAYVTELGGNDDTLAQSCVRQPSYLAHLSTVLSEVPIEQWRDWLLARVLRASSPYLPSAFVRTNFDFYGRTLNGTPELRARWKRAVAFVEGAIGEAVGKEYVARHFPPASKALMDALVANLLEAYRQSIAALDWMTDETKERAYEKLATFRPKIGYPDRFRDYSALTVVSDDLLANAYAADAFEHDRQMAKIGAPVDRDEWFMLPQTVNAYYNPGTNEICFPAGILQKPFFAPDADPAENYGGIGAVIGHEIGHGFDDQGAQYDGAGNLNDWWTADDKAAFEAKSKALIKQYDGFSPRNLPGEFVNGSLTVGENIGDLGGLTIGHTAYLIALGGAEAPTEGELTGSQRLFMNWAYCWRTKRRTEQEQQYLTIDPHSPPEFRANIVRNLDEFHEAFATKAGDGLWLDPADRVRIW comes from the coding sequence ATGAGCACTCTGGATGACGCACGCCCGGGCATGGACCCGGCGATCCGACCGCAGGACGACCTCTTCGGCCATGTCAACGGCCAGTGGCTGGCGACCGAGCCGATCCCCGAAGACCGCTCCAGCTGGGGCCCCTTCGTGCAGCTCGTGGACGTGGCCGAGCAGCAGGTCAAGGAGATCATTCAGGAGATCGCGGCGGGCGGCCCCACCAGCCTGGAACCCGACGAGGCGCGCAAGATCGCCGACCTGTACGCGTCGTTCATGGACGAGGAGGCGGTGGAGGCCCGCGGGCTCGACCCCGTCCGCCCGCTCCTCGACGAGGTCGCGCACCTCGGTGACCTCACGCAACTGGCCGCCTTCCTCGGCCGCTTCGAGCGCACCGGCGGCTCCGGCCTGTTCGGCGCCTACATCGACAGCGACGACCGGAACTCCGACCGCTACCTCTTCAACATCCTCCAGGGCGGACTCGGCCTGCCCGACGAGTCGTACTACCGCGACGAGAAGTTCGCCGAGACCCGCGAGAAGTACGAGGCGTACCTCACCGAGCTGTTCACGCTCGGCGAGCACACCGACCCGGCCGGCGCCGCGCGCACCGTCCTCGCCCTGGAGACCCGGCTCGCCGAGGGCCACTGGGAGCGGGCCGAGACGCGGGACGTGCAGAAGACGTACAACCTCACGACCTTCGACGAACTCACCGCGCTCGCCCCGGCGTTCGCCTGGCGCGCGTACGTCACCGAGCTCGGCGGCAACGACGACACCCTCGCCCAGTCCTGCGTGCGCCAGCCCTCCTACCTGGCCCACCTGTCGACGGTCCTGAGCGAGGTCCCCATCGAGCAGTGGCGCGACTGGCTGCTCGCGCGCGTGCTGCGCGCCAGCTCCCCGTACCTGCCCTCCGCGTTCGTGCGCACCAACTTCGACTTCTACGGGCGCACGCTCAACGGCACCCCGGAGCTGCGCGCCCGCTGGAAGCGCGCCGTCGCCTTCGTCGAGGGCGCCATCGGCGAGGCCGTCGGCAAGGAGTACGTGGCCCGGCACTTCCCGCCGGCCTCGAAGGCGCTCATGGACGCGCTGGTCGCGAACCTGCTGGAGGCCTACCGGCAGTCCATCGCCGCGCTCGACTGGATGACGGACGAGACCAAGGAGCGGGCGTACGAGAAGCTCGCCACGTTCCGGCCCAAGATCGGCTACCCGGACCGGTTCCGCGACTACTCGGCGCTGACCGTCGTCTCCGACGACCTGCTGGCCAACGCGTACGCCGCCGACGCCTTCGAGCACGACCGGCAGATGGCGAAGATCGGCGCGCCGGTCGACCGCGACGAGTGGTTCATGCTGCCGCAGACCGTGAACGCGTACTACAACCCGGGCACGAACGAGATCTGCTTCCCGGCCGGCATCCTGCAGAAGCCGTTCTTCGCCCCGGACGCCGACCCGGCCGAGAACTACGGCGGGATCGGGGCCGTCATCGGCCACGAGATCGGGCACGGCTTCGACGACCAGGGCGCGCAGTACGACGGCGCGGGCAACCTGAACGACTGGTGGACCGCCGACGACAAGGCCGCGTTCGAGGCCAAGTCGAAGGCGCTCATCAAGCAGTACGACGGCTTCTCGCCGCGCAACCTGCCCGGTGAGTTCGTCAACGGATCGCTGACCGTGGGCGAGAACATCGGCGACCTGGGCGGCCTGACCATCGGGCACACCGCGTACCTGATCGCGCTGGGCGGTGCCGAGGCGCCGACCGAGGGCGAACTCACCGGTTCGCAGCGGCTGTTCATGAACTGGGCCTACTGCTGGCGCACCAAGCGGCGCACGGAGCAGGAGCAGCAGTACCTGACGATCGACCCGCACTCGCCGCCGGAGTTCCGGGCGAACATCGTGCGCAACCTCGACGAGTTCCACGAGGCGTTCGCCACGAAGGCGGGGGACGGGCTGTGGCTCGATCCCGCGGACCGGGTGCGGATCTGGTGA
- a CDS encoding NADP-dependent isocitrate dehydrogenase, with the protein MTDSTIIYTHTDEAPALATYSFLPVIEAYASTAGVRVETRDISLAGRILAMFPEYLTEEQRVPDALAELGELAKTPQANIIKLPNISASIPQLKAAVAELQEQGYALPAYPDEPKTDEEREIGARYDKVKGSAVNPVLREGNSDRRAPASVKNYAKAHPHRMGAWTPESKTNVATMGVNDFRSTEKSTVVPADDKLKIELVADNGTTTVLRESVPVLAGEVVDASVLRVAALREFLTAQVARAKEEGVLFSAHLKATMMKVSDPIIFGHVVRAFFPETFARFGADLAAAGLSPNDGLGGIYKGLESLGNGAEIKASFEAELAAGPALAMVDSDRGITNLHVPSDVIIDASMPAMIRTSGHMWDKDGNEADTLAVVPDSSYAGVYQVVIDDCRANGAFDPSTMGSVPNVGLMAQKAEEYGSHDKTFEIPATGTVRLVNQAGDVVLEQAVAEGDIFRACQTKDAPIKDWVKLAVTRARATGDPAVFWLDETRAHDAQLIKKVEQYLPEFDTEGLDIRILSPEDATKLSVERIRQGLNTISVTGNVLRDYLTDLFPILELGTSAKMLSVVPLMNGGGLFETGAGGSAPKHVQQLVKENYLRWDSLGEFLALAVSFEHLATSTGNAHAKVLGETLDRATGTFLNEDKSPTRRVGGIDNRGSHFFLALYWAQELAKQTDDAELAKAFAPVAEALSTNEQKIVDELIAVQGSPADIGGYFQPDPAKAAKVMRPSQTLNEILATLA; encoded by the coding sequence GTGACTGACTCGACCATTATTTACACGCACACTGACGAGGCCCCGGCCCTCGCGACGTATTCCTTCCTGCCGGTGATCGAGGCCTACGCGTCCACCGCCGGTGTCCGTGTGGAGACCCGCGACATCTCCCTGGCCGGGCGCATCCTCGCGATGTTCCCCGAGTACCTCACCGAGGAGCAGCGCGTCCCGGACGCCCTCGCCGAGCTGGGCGAGCTGGCCAAGACGCCGCAGGCCAACATCATCAAGCTGCCGAACATCTCCGCCTCGATCCCGCAGCTCAAGGCCGCCGTGGCCGAGCTCCAGGAGCAGGGCTACGCGCTGCCCGCGTACCCCGACGAGCCGAAGACGGACGAGGAGCGCGAGATCGGCGCCCGCTACGACAAGGTCAAGGGTTCCGCCGTGAACCCGGTCCTGCGTGAGGGCAACTCGGACCGCCGCGCCCCCGCCTCGGTGAAGAACTACGCCAAGGCCCACCCGCACCGCATGGGCGCCTGGACCCCCGAGTCCAAGACGAACGTCGCCACCATGGGCGTCAACGACTTCCGCTCCACCGAGAAGTCCACCGTCGTCCCGGCCGATGACAAGCTGAAGATCGAGCTCGTCGCCGACAACGGCACCACCACCGTGCTGCGCGAGTCGGTCCCGGTCCTCGCCGGTGAGGTCGTCGACGCCTCCGTGCTGCGCGTCGCCGCCCTGCGCGAGTTCCTGACCGCCCAGGTCGCCCGCGCCAAGGAAGAGGGCGTGCTCTTCTCCGCGCACCTCAAGGCCACGATGATGAAGGTCTCCGACCCGATCATCTTCGGCCACGTGGTCCGTGCCTTCTTCCCGGAGACGTTCGCCCGCTTCGGCGCGGACCTCGCCGCCGCCGGCCTGTCCCCGAACGACGGTCTGGGCGGCATCTACAAGGGCCTGGAGTCGCTGGGCAACGGCGCCGAGATCAAGGCGTCCTTCGAGGCCGAGCTGGCCGCGGGTCCGGCGCTCGCCATGGTCGACTCCGACCGCGGCATCACCAACCTGCACGTCCCGTCCGACGTCATCATCGACGCCTCCATGCCGGCGATGATCCGCACCTCGGGCCACATGTGGGACAAGGACGGCAACGAGGCGGACACCCTCGCCGTCGTCCCGGACTCCTCCTACGCCGGCGTCTACCAGGTCGTCATCGACGACTGCCGCGCCAACGGCGCCTTCGACCCGTCGACCATGGGCTCCGTACCCAACGTCGGCCTCATGGCGCAGAAGGCCGAGGAGTACGGCTCCCACGACAAGACCTTCGAGATCCCCGCCACCGGCACCGTCCGCCTCGTCAACCAGGCCGGCGACGTCGTCCTGGAGCAGGCCGTCGCCGAGGGCGACATCTTCCGCGCCTGCCAGACCAAGGACGCCCCGATCAAGGACTGGGTCAAGCTCGCCGTCACGCGCGCCCGCGCCACCGGTGACCCGGCCGTGTTCTGGCTGGACGAGACCCGCGCCCACGACGCGCAGCTCATCAAGAAGGTCGAGCAGTACCTGCCGGAGTTCGACACCGAGGGCCTGGACATCCGCATCCTCTCCCCGGAGGACGCCACCAAGCTGTCCGTCGAGCGCATCCGCCAGGGCCTGAACACCATCTCGGTGACCGGCAACGTCCTGCGCGACTACCTGACCGACCTCTTCCCCATCCTGGAGCTGGGCACCAGCGCCAAGATGCTGTCGGTCGTCCCGCTGATGAACGGCGGCGGCCTCTTCGAGACCGGCGCCGGCGGCTCCGCCCCGAAGCACGTGCAGCAGCTCGTCAAGGAGAACTACCTGCGCTGGGACTCCCTCGGTGAGTTCCTCGCCCTGGCCGTCTCCTTCGAGCACCTCGCCACCAGCACGGGCAACGCCCACGCGAAGGTCCTCGGCGAGACCCTCGACCGCGCCACCGGCACCTTCCTCAACGAGGACAAGTCGCCGACCCGTCGCGTCGGCGGCATCGACAACCGCGGCAGCCACTTCTTCCTCGCCCTGTACTGGGCGCAGGAGCTGGCCAAGCAGACCGACGACGCCGAGCTCGCCAAGGCGTTCGCCCCGGTCGCCGAGGCGCTCTCGACGAACGAGCAGAAGATCGTCGACGAGCTCATCGCCGTCCAGGGCAGCCCGGCCGACATCGGCGGCTACTTCCAGCCCGACCCGGCCAAGGCCGCCAAGGTCATGCGCCCGTCGCAGACCCTGAACGAGATCCTGGCGACCCTCGCCTGA